The following proteins come from a genomic window of Brevibacillus antibioticus:
- a CDS encoding Gfo/Idh/MocA family protein codes for MDQVKWNVGVIGAGVMGERMMNAIRTHEKFRVAAVSDVSAERAQEAAQKSGDVPWYTDYKELLKKVELDVIYLAVPPKFHHAIALDVLAHKKHLLCEKPLANSLTEAQEMLEAANDAGVVHAMNFPLFYQGIFPELSRRLDEIGDVRRIDILTHFHQWPRPWQQTPWLAGREQGGFIREVLPHFTHLTYALFGDLHVVRSELDYPADPALCETGVSAFLRLPDGTPVTINGLAGIAHEEHLDYRVYGSKGTLSVVNWSNLFVGGHGEALVPAEVPQQDRLSLLLDELSIAMNGGDARLVTFETGVKVQQVLEALLGHEKVHYIK; via the coding sequence ATGGACCAAGTGAAATGGAACGTTGGGGTTATTGGCGCAGGAGTCATGGGCGAACGCATGATGAACGCGATCCGTACCCACGAAAAATTTCGAGTAGCCGCAGTGAGTGATGTATCTGCGGAAAGAGCACAGGAAGCCGCGCAAAAGTCCGGCGATGTGCCTTGGTACACAGATTATAAGGAATTATTGAAAAAAGTAGAGCTGGACGTCATCTATTTGGCTGTCCCTCCCAAATTCCATCACGCGATTGCTCTGGATGTCCTGGCGCATAAAAAGCATTTGCTCTGCGAAAAGCCGTTGGCCAATTCGTTGACAGAAGCGCAAGAGATGTTGGAAGCAGCAAATGACGCAGGGGTTGTCCATGCGATGAACTTCCCGCTCTTTTATCAAGGCATTTTTCCTGAGCTCTCCCGCAGACTCGACGAAATCGGAGATGTCCGCCGCATCGATATCCTGACGCATTTTCACCAGTGGCCGCGTCCGTGGCAGCAGACACCTTGGCTGGCTGGACGTGAGCAAGGCGGTTTCATCCGTGAAGTGCTCCCTCATTTCACTCATCTGACTTACGCGCTCTTCGGAGACCTACATGTAGTCCGCTCTGAGCTAGACTATCCAGCAGATCCTGCGTTATGCGAGACGGGTGTATCGGCCTTCCTGCGTCTGCCAGATGGAACTCCGGTTACGATCAATGGCTTAGCCGGTATCGCGCATGAGGAGCATTTGGATTATCGCGTGTACGGGTCAAAAGGGACGTTGAGTGTCGTGAACTGGAGCAATCTGTTTGTGGGTGGACACGGCGAAGCGCTTGTTCCGGCTGAAGTTCCACAGCAAGACCGTCTCTCCCTGCTGTTGGATGAGCTGTCCATTGCGATGAATGGTGGAGATGCCCGACTGGTTACGTTTGAGACAGGCGTGAAAGTACAGCAAGTGCTGGAAGCATTGCTTGGACATGAAAAAGTACACTACATCAAATAG
- a CDS encoding TetR/AcrR family transcriptional regulator: MRKGEKTKLHIIQKSAELFNQNGYTGTSMQDIMDATGLTKGALYRGFASKDEIAIEAFKYAGEILNEHFAAALEKQDTATAKLVAMAKVYSDAVNNPPLQGGCPLLNTAVESDHSFPVLRDYAVAAYQETISFMQGLLEEGIAQGEFRSDVDAEAVASVIFSSIEGAIMASRLTRDNKHVHFAIKHIEQLLQTYRL; encoded by the coding sequence ATGCGAAAAGGCGAAAAAACAAAGCTGCATATTATCCAGAAGTCAGCAGAGCTGTTTAATCAAAACGGTTATACAGGAACCTCCATGCAAGACATCATGGATGCCACGGGACTTACCAAAGGCGCCCTCTACAGAGGTTTTGCCAGTAAAGATGAAATTGCAATCGAGGCCTTCAAATATGCTGGTGAAATATTGAATGAACATTTTGCGGCTGCGCTAGAAAAACAGGACACAGCCACTGCAAAACTCGTAGCCATGGCAAAGGTATATTCTGATGCAGTAAACAATCCCCCGCTCCAAGGCGGCTGCCCGCTTCTCAACACTGCCGTCGAAAGTGACCATTCGTTCCCTGTTCTTCGCGATTATGCCGTCGCCGCTTACCAAGAGACCATTTCGTTCATGCAGGGATTGCTGGAAGAAGGAATCGCCCAGGGAGAATTTCGTTCCGACGTGGACGCAGAAGCAGTCGCTTCGGTTATCTTCTCTTCCATTGAAGGGGCCATAATGGCAAGCAGACTCACCCGCGATAACAAGCATGTCCATTTTGCCATCAAGCATATTGAGCAGCTTTTACAGACATACAGACTCTAG
- the ileS gene encoding isoleucine--tRNA ligase, whose translation MRKVDVKEKARTRELRVLDQWRKDDTFRKSMDNRLGKPNFVFYEGPPTANGQPHIGHVLGRVIKDFIGRYKTMSGYRVVRKAGWDTHGLPVELGVEKRLGISGKQEIENYGVAKFVEECKNSVFEYEKQWRELTEGIAYWTDMEHPYVTLTNDYIESVWHILSDIHKKELLYKGHRVSPYCPDCQTTLSSHEVAQGYEDVKDLSATVKFKSKTSDDIFLAWTTTPWTLPANAALAVNKELDYVRVKHKDEVYVVAKNLVEKVFKEGCEVLSTHKGAEFVGTPYEPPFGYLKVNHGHIVVDADYVSDTSGTGIVHTAPAHGEDDYRTTRQHGLDFVNVVNLAGRYTDQISDFAGRFVKDCDIDIVKDLSHRGLLFSKERYDHSYPFCWRCKSPLLYYAMESWFIKTTAIKDQLIENNSKIDWYPGHLREGRFGKFLEELVDWNISRNRYWGTPLNLWLCQDCGSEYAPGSVKELREKSVAPIDEKLELHKPFVDEVKLRCSCGGTMERTPEVIDVWFDSGSMPFAQYHHPFGDEKVFEEQYPADIISEGIDQTRGWFFSLLAVSTLYNGKAPYKAVISTGHVLDEHGQKMSKSKGNGIDPWEVIEEFGADAFRWALLSDSAPWSSKRFSKRIVAEAKYKVIDTIHNTHAFYSLYALIDAFKPEEHPPQPPVNELDRWILSRLNTTLQHVVKGLETYDFMNPAGHIEAFVDELSNWYIRRSRDRFWSSGMTPDKVSAYQTLREVLLTLAKMIAPYAPLIAEDMYGNLGGEGSVHLTDYPKVDTDAIDETLERDMETARNIVELARNVRNETGLKTRQPLSELIVSMEQPFHLERFAGIIEDEINVKNIRVEQSDSSFVTYHFKLNLKVAGKKYGKLVGPIQGYLKELNAADAQKAVEDGYLDVEVAGESVRVTLDELLVEKQGKQGFASASGYQLHVALNTTLTEELEQEGLVREVIRVIQDARKKLDLPIDKRVQLTLDVDDELRAALERFAHVLRESVLVSDVSFAKAMDMETVSFGEKTFGLHIG comes from the coding sequence ATGAGGAAAGTAGACGTAAAAGAAAAAGCAAGGACACGAGAGTTACGCGTTTTGGATCAGTGGAGGAAAGACGATACATTCCGCAAGTCGATGGACAATCGGCTGGGAAAGCCTAATTTCGTCTTTTATGAAGGGCCTCCGACCGCCAACGGACAGCCGCATATCGGTCATGTGCTCGGACGGGTCATCAAGGATTTTATCGGACGCTACAAAACGATGTCTGGCTACCGTGTCGTCCGCAAAGCAGGCTGGGATACGCATGGTCTCCCGGTAGAACTCGGGGTGGAAAAGCGACTCGGTATTTCCGGCAAGCAGGAGATCGAAAACTACGGAGTGGCCAAGTTCGTCGAGGAGTGCAAAAACAGCGTCTTCGAGTATGAAAAACAATGGCGCGAGCTGACGGAAGGAATCGCTTACTGGACAGATATGGAGCATCCATACGTCACCTTGACCAACGACTACATCGAAAGCGTCTGGCACATCCTTTCTGACATTCATAAAAAAGAACTGCTGTACAAAGGACATCGTGTCAGTCCGTATTGCCCGGATTGCCAGACGACGCTTAGCTCCCATGAAGTGGCGCAAGGCTATGAAGACGTGAAGGACTTGAGTGCGACGGTCAAATTTAAAAGCAAGACAAGCGACGATATCTTTCTTGCGTGGACGACGACACCATGGACACTTCCCGCCAACGCGGCTTTGGCTGTCAATAAAGAGCTCGATTACGTGCGGGTCAAGCACAAGGATGAAGTGTACGTCGTTGCAAAAAATCTCGTGGAGAAAGTCTTCAAGGAAGGCTGCGAGGTTTTGTCCACGCACAAAGGGGCAGAATTCGTTGGTACCCCGTATGAGCCGCCTTTTGGCTATCTCAAGGTAAACCATGGGCATATCGTTGTCGATGCGGACTATGTCAGTGATACGAGCGGAACGGGCATCGTGCATACTGCGCCAGCGCATGGGGAGGATGACTATCGCACGACCCGTCAGCATGGACTTGATTTCGTGAACGTCGTGAATTTGGCTGGCCGCTATACTGATCAAATCTCGGATTTCGCGGGCCGCTTCGTTAAGGATTGCGACATAGATATCGTAAAAGACCTGTCACATCGCGGTCTGCTGTTTTCCAAGGAGCGTTACGATCATAGCTATCCGTTTTGCTGGCGCTGCAAATCGCCACTGCTCTACTACGCGATGGAGAGCTGGTTCATCAAAACGACAGCGATCAAGGATCAGCTGATCGAAAACAACAGCAAGATCGACTGGTATCCGGGCCACCTGCGTGAAGGGCGCTTCGGGAAATTCCTCGAAGAGCTCGTAGACTGGAATATCAGCCGCAATCGGTATTGGGGGACGCCGCTCAATCTATGGCTTTGTCAGGATTGTGGCAGTGAATATGCGCCAGGCAGTGTAAAAGAGTTGCGTGAGAAATCTGTGGCACCAATCGACGAAAAGCTGGAGCTGCACAAGCCGTTTGTGGATGAGGTGAAGCTGCGTTGCTCTTGCGGCGGAACGATGGAACGGACTCCTGAGGTCATTGATGTGTGGTTCGACAGCGGCTCGATGCCGTTTGCTCAGTACCATCATCCATTTGGCGACGAAAAGGTATTCGAGGAGCAGTACCCTGCCGACATCATTTCGGAAGGAATCGATCAGACGCGGGGCTGGTTCTTCAGCTTGTTGGCAGTTTCTACTCTGTATAACGGAAAAGCGCCTTACAAGGCGGTCATCTCTACGGGTCACGTTTTGGATGAACACGGTCAAAAGATGTCCAAAAGCAAAGGAAACGGGATCGATCCGTGGGAGGTTATCGAGGAGTTCGGTGCAGATGCGTTCAGATGGGCGCTCTTGTCTGACAGTGCGCCGTGGAGCAGCAAGCGGTTCTCCAAGCGGATCGTCGCCGAGGCGAAGTACAAAGTGATCGATACGATCCATAACACGCATGCTTTTTATTCGTTATACGCCTTGATCGATGCATTCAAACCAGAAGAGCATCCGCCGCAACCACCTGTAAATGAATTAGATCGTTGGATACTTTCCCGCTTGAATACCACCTTGCAGCACGTAGTAAAAGGTCTGGAAACCTATGATTTCATGAATCCGGCGGGGCATATAGAAGCGTTTGTCGACGAGCTGAGCAACTGGTACATCCGTCGTTCGCGGGATCGCTTCTGGAGCAGCGGGATGACGCCTGACAAAGTATCGGCTTACCAGACTCTGCGCGAAGTGTTGCTGACGCTGGCGAAGATGATCGCACCATACGCGCCGTTGATCGCGGAAGATATGTATGGCAATCTGGGGGGAGAAGGCAGTGTTCATTTGACTGACTATCCGAAGGTGGACACAGATGCAATCGACGAAACCCTTGAGCGGGACATGGAAACCGCACGAAACATCGTGGAGCTGGCGCGAAATGTCCGCAACGAAACTGGACTCAAGACCAGACAGCCTCTGTCCGAGCTGATCGTATCGATGGAGCAGCCATTTCATCTCGAGCGTTTTGCTGGCATTATCGAAGACGAGATCAATGTCAAAAACATTCGGGTGGAGCAAAGCGACAGCAGCTTCGTAACGTATCATTTCAAGCTCAACTTGAAGGTAGCTGGGAAAAAATACGGCAAGCTCGTTGGACCAATTCAAGGGTATCTAAAAGAATTGAACGCAGCCGATGCACAGAAGGCAGTAGAAGATGGCTATTTGGATGTGGAGGTCGCAGGCGAGAGTGTGCGGGTTACGCTAGATGAGCTGCTCGTGGAAAAACAAGGGAAGCAAGGCTTCGCTTCTGCATCCGGCTATCAGCTTCATGTGGCCTTGAATACGACACTCACAGAAGAGCTTGAGCAAGAGGGCTTGGTTCGTGAAGTCATCCGCGTCATTCAGGATGCACGCAAAAAGCTGGATTTGCCCATCGATAAACGAGTCCAGCTCACACTGGATGTGGACGATGAGCTACGAGCAGCATTGGAGCGTTTTGCTCATGTTTTACGTGAGAGTGTACTTGTTTCGGACGTGTCTTTTGCAAAAGCAATGGATATGGAGACGGTTTCGTTCGGAGAAAAAACATTTGGCTTGCACATTGGATAA
- a CDS encoding LysR family transcriptional regulator: protein MNMEQMEAFIFVALTGSFSKTADLLYLSQPTVSMRIKALETTLGCKLFQRTGHTISLTKEGDLFLPYAKNIIHMLQEGQQAIQRSQGDVEGELTISTVFVSAFYILPDLIQQFQQLYPKIKLTILTGHSHQVLDMVLNHEVSFGIARAVTHPQINRIQLMPDDMVLAIYPDHTFGFRHQVSIEEVARERLILFNRGSLDWKMINNAFSHFQLQNNVVMEADNIEVVKRMVKQRLGIAFLPRFAISKDLDEGELQEVDVLNLPQINRNFELIYLKDTPVHGIMRTFIDFLMQSKALQQ from the coding sequence ATGAACATGGAGCAAATGGAAGCATTCATCTTTGTCGCCCTAACCGGGAGCTTCAGCAAAACCGCTGATTTGCTCTATCTATCACAGCCCACGGTCAGCATGCGAATCAAGGCACTCGAGACAACTTTGGGCTGCAAGTTGTTTCAACGAACGGGTCATACGATTTCTCTTACAAAAGAAGGCGATCTGTTCCTTCCCTATGCGAAAAACATCATACACATGCTGCAAGAGGGGCAGCAAGCGATTCAACGATCGCAAGGCGATGTAGAGGGAGAATTGACTATCTCCACCGTTTTTGTCTCCGCCTTTTACATTTTGCCTGACCTCATCCAGCAATTCCAGCAGTTGTACCCCAAAATCAAACTGACGATCCTCACCGGACATTCCCATCAGGTGCTCGATATGGTTCTGAACCACGAGGTGTCATTTGGAATTGCTCGGGCCGTTACCCATCCACAGATTAACCGGATTCAGCTGATGCCGGATGACATGGTCTTAGCGATTTATCCCGACCATACATTTGGATTCCGCCATCAGGTTTCCATTGAAGAAGTCGCACGCGAACGACTGATCTTGTTCAATCGGGGCTCGCTCGACTGGAAGATGATCAATAATGCGTTCAGCCATTTTCAGCTACAAAACAATGTCGTCATGGAGGCTGACAACATCGAGGTCGTGAAACGGATGGTCAAACAACGGCTGGGCATCGCCTTTTTGCCTCGGTTTGCCATCTCCAAAGACTTGGACGAAGGAGAGCTCCAGGAAGTAGACGTCTTGAATCTGCCGCAAATCAACCGGAACTTCGAGCTGATTTACCTCAAGGATACACCTGTTCACGGGATAATGCGTACGTTTATCGACTTTTTGATGCAGAGCAAAGCCTTGCAGCAGTAG
- a CDS encoding DUF2306 domain-containing protein, translating to MNRIKPYSIVIFVACLAITYALVQNFIIDPEAKGFLSHKSDYNKERMNTSIWLTVMYVHLFFALIALVCGVANFSDKLLAKNRKLHKVTGYVYLFSVLVVVVTSGYMAPYVTGGKVASWPFHLLNIIWPAITITALVKIKKRQVMKHKEWMVRSFVFLFTNMLIHLVKLIVEKVVGLPYELSYTIGVYAAMIGLVVTAEMIIRTRLRAPKKGR from the coding sequence ATGAACCGTATCAAACCGTATTCGATTGTCATTTTCGTCGCTTGTCTGGCGATCACGTATGCGCTTGTGCAAAATTTTATCATCGATCCAGAAGCGAAAGGCTTTCTCAGTCACAAATCTGATTACAACAAAGAGCGAATGAACACATCGATCTGGCTTACGGTCATGTATGTCCATTTGTTTTTCGCCCTGATTGCGCTGGTCTGTGGAGTGGCTAATTTTTCGGACAAGCTGCTCGCTAAGAACCGCAAGCTACATAAAGTAACAGGCTATGTTTATCTGTTTAGTGTGTTGGTTGTGGTAGTCACATCGGGATATATGGCTCCTTATGTAACAGGCGGAAAAGTGGCGAGTTGGCCCTTCCATTTATTGAACATCATCTGGCCAGCTATCACCATTACGGCGCTCGTCAAAATTAAAAAGCGTCAAGTCATGAAGCATAAGGAATGGATGGTCCGGAGTTTCGTCTTCTTGTTCACCAACATGCTGATTCATCTCGTGAAGCTGATCGTAGAGAAGGTGGTAGGTTTGCCGTATGAGCTCAGCTACACAATCGGTGTTTATGCCGCCATGATTGGACTTGTCGTGACGGCGGAGATGATCATTCGAACGAGATTGCGAGCACCCAAAAAAGGTCGATGA